GGCAAGAAGGTTGTTGTTGTGGGCAGCTCTTTCATCGGCATGGAGGTTGGCAACTGTCTCGCCGGCATGAAGAACGACGTGACCATTGTTGGTATGGAGGTATGTACCAGTGTCTACAACACACCCAACATGGTCTAACGTGGCTTAGGAGGAACCCATGGAGAGAGTCATGGGGAAGAAGGTTGGCAAGATCTTCCGCGGCCTCCTTGAGAAGAATGGGGTCAAGTTCAAGATGGGTGCTAGTGTGGAGAAGGCAACACCGTCAAAGAGCGACTCGTCGAAGGTCGGAGCCGTACACTTGAAGGATGGCACCACTCTTGAAGCAGACCTTGTCATTGAGGGCGTAGGTGTCAAGCCTGCGACGGAATACCTCAAGGATAACTCGAGCGTGCGATTAGAGAAGGATGGCTCTCTCCGAACCAACGAGACCTTTGAGGTCCAGGGTCTCAAGGACGTCTTCGCCATTGGCGACATTGCGACGTACCCTTACCATGGCCCCGGAGGCAACGGCACACCGGTTCGCATTGAGCACTGGAACGTTGCACAGAACGCGGGTCGCTCGGTGGCCAGGTCGATCAACGAGCCTGGGTCCAAGCCCAAGGCGTTCATACCTGTGTTCTGGTCAGCTCTCGGCTCGCAGCTGCGATACTGCGGTAACACGGCCAACGGCTACGACGATGTGGTGCTGCAAGGAGAGCCAGAGAAGCCGTCGTTTGTCGCATACTACACCAAAGGAGATGAGGTCGTTGCGGTAGCGTCGATGATGAAGGATCCCTACATGACACAGGTATGTCATGCATTTGGCCTTGGGCAGCTGCATTGATTGTTCGATGCGAGGCGTCCCTTTGCTGAGTATTTGCTGCGTGCACGGGACCAAGCTAACGTATGACAGAGCGCGGAGCTGATGCGGAGAGGGAAGATGCCAGGCAAGAGTGCTTTGCAGAGCGGCAAGGACATCTTGGACATTGGCCTTCCGAGCGAAATCAAGATCTGAGAAGCGTACCGTGGAAAGTCGGCGGTGGAAGTGCCGGATGCGGCAGGAGGACGTACAAGCGGTCCAGGCGAGAGAAATTGACACATGAGCATGAAGCCGAAGTAGTAGCATTGTGTGACGTCGAGACGAAGTGGCCCTTTGCGTGATGACCACGCATCCCAGCGATATCAGACATGGCTAGGGTGCACAGAAGACAGGGGCAAGCCCAAAGACTGGGCCCATGGAGTCGTCCAGCAGTGGCCGGAAG
This genomic interval from Ascochyta rabiei chromosome 5, complete sequence contains the following:
- a CDS encoding Apoptosis-inducing factor 1; this encodes MAQEFKLKDVQSLQLKNGEKKEVEVEGVEGGKILLLKVQDKVHATSSNCTHYGAPLAKGVLTPEGRLTCPWHGACFNVATGDVEDAPALDPISKYEVFERDGAVYVKTDEKTLKANGGSLNLKCSSVGDEKVLVIGGGSGTLGAVEGLRGGGFKGKITVISKEGYQPIDRTKLSKALLADLSKAAWRSKDFYKEASIDFIEDEAKSVDFSSKKVETKSGKTYEYSKLVLATGGTPSFLPLDGLKGDLGNTFLLRTLPDAQNILKAVGDNGKKVVVVGSSFIGMEVGNCLAGMKNDVTIVGMEEEPMERVMGKKVGKIFRGLLEKNGVKFKMGASVEKATPSKSDSSKVGAVHLKDGTTLEADLVIEGVGVKPATEYLKDNSSVRLEKDGSLRTNETFEVQGLKDVFAIGDIATYPYHGPGGNGTPVRIEHWNVAQNAGRSVARSINEPGSKPKAFIPVFWSALGSQLRYCGNTANGYDDVVLQGEPEKPSFVAYYTKGDEVVAVASMMKDPYMTQSAELMRRGKMPGKSALQSGKDILDIGLPSEIKI